A region of Chitinophaga horti DNA encodes the following proteins:
- a CDS encoding RagB/SusD family nutrient uptake outer membrane protein has translation MKKISILILLAVTLAMACNKDYEAVPLEEVTIEYVFDKDDSLGTYANKFLNSVYQKLPAGYNRISGDLLDAASDDAVSGLTGTSVASQLASGAYTSAALIADESPWNNAYAAIRAASLFVSNIDVSPVKETLANGKSIRYAWKAEARFIRALFYFELLKRYGGIPLMGDKVRALGEDVEVPRGTFEACVNYIVAECDAIKDSLRTNPVMMPEVHSHRATRGAAQALKARVLLYAASPLFNGENIEPSNNLTGYTTFDKARWKLAADAAREIMTEGKFGLVSNFKNVFITQNNGEVIFFRQGGDNTNIETANSPIGLPVLSRGRTNPTQELVDAFPMANGLPITDAASGYNANNPYTGRDPRLTMSIFYNGARWLNTDIQTYEGGGSKPGGAEPGSKTSYYMRKFMGNFENASQYANTSHDWVMFRYAEVLLNFAEAENEYNGATADVYKAIRDVRARAGIAAGADGSYGLRANMSPAEMRAVIRNERRIELAFEEHRYWDIRRWKIAQSVFQQPLTGMSILLDGMGLTYTRVPVSRVTFAAPRMYLYPIPYGEVVKNDNMRQNPGW, from the coding sequence ATGAAGAAAATCTCCATATTGATATTATTGGCTGTTACGCTGGCAATGGCCTGTAATAAAGATTATGAAGCAGTTCCCCTGGAAGAAGTAACGATCGAATACGTGTTCGATAAAGACGATTCCCTGGGTACTTATGCGAATAAATTCCTGAACAGCGTCTATCAAAAACTACCTGCGGGTTATAACCGCATCAGCGGCGACCTGCTCGACGCGGCGTCTGACGACGCGGTGTCCGGACTTACAGGCACCTCCGTCGCCAGTCAGCTGGCATCGGGCGCATATACCTCTGCAGCATTGATAGCAGATGAATCGCCCTGGAACAATGCTTACGCAGCCATCCGTGCCGCAAGCCTGTTCGTGTCGAACATCGATGTGTCGCCGGTGAAGGAAACATTGGCCAATGGCAAATCGATCCGTTACGCCTGGAAGGCAGAAGCCCGGTTTATCCGCGCGCTGTTTTACTTCGAACTGTTAAAACGTTACGGCGGCATTCCGCTTATGGGCGACAAAGTGCGGGCCCTGGGTGAGGATGTGGAAGTGCCGCGTGGTACTTTCGAAGCCTGTGTGAACTATATCGTGGCCGAATGTGATGCGATCAAAGACAGTTTGCGTACCAACCCGGTGATGATGCCGGAAGTGCATAGTCACCGTGCTACTCGTGGCGCAGCACAGGCGCTGAAAGCAAGGGTGCTGTTGTATGCGGCAAGCCCACTCTTTAACGGGGAGAATATTGAGCCATCAAATAATCTTACCGGTTACACGACTTTCGATAAAGCGCGCTGGAAACTTGCAGCCGATGCGGCCAGGGAGATTATGACCGAAGGTAAGTTTGGACTTGTATCGAATTTTAAGAACGTATTCATCACCCAGAACAACGGCGAAGTGATCTTCTTCCGCCAGGGTGGCGATAATACCAATATCGAAACCGCTAACAGTCCGATCGGTTTGCCCGTTCTTTCCCGCGGCCGTACTAATCCTACGCAGGAACTGGTTGATGCATTTCCTATGGCGAACGGACTGCCGATTACGGATGCGGCTTCGGGGTACAATGCGAATAATCCCTATACAGGACGGGATCCACGGTTGACAATGAGCATCTTTTACAACGGCGCCCGCTGGCTCAATACTGATATTCAAACCTATGAAGGCGGTGGCAGTAAGCCGGGCGGTGCAGAGCCGGGTAGTAAAACTTCTTACTACATGCGTAAGTTCATGGGCAATTTTGAAAATGCTTCCCAATACGCCAATACCAGCCATGACTGGGTGATGTTCCGTTATGCGGAAGTGCTGCTCAACTTTGCAGAGGCCGAAAACGAGTATAACGGCGCTACCGCGGATGTGTACAAGGCGATACGTGATGTCAGGGCCAGGGCAGGCATCGCCGCCGGGGCCGACGGTTCCTACGGCTTGAGGGCGAATATGAGTCCTGCCGAGATGCGCGCCGTGATCCGGAACGAAAGGCGTATCGAACTGGCGTTTGAAGAACATCGCTATTGGGACATCCGCCGCTGGAAGATCGCGCAAAGCGTATTTCAGCAACCACTGACCGGCATGAGTATCCTGCTCGACGGCATGGGGCTCACTTATACGCGGGTGCCTGTTTCCCGCGTGACTTTCGCAGCACCGAGGATGTACCTGTATCCCATTCCATACGGCGAGGTAGTGAAGAATGACAATATGCGCCAGAACCCAGGCTGGTAA
- a CDS encoding SusC/RagA family TonB-linked outer membrane protein, producing MKHFILFVLLLTGFTIATQAQQKTISGTVKDLNGALPGASVAEKGVPTNGVIADPNGRFKLTLKGQGHTIVVKLIGFTAQEIDVTGKTSVDVVLQPSTQGLDEVVVVGFNSTKRITNTGAVSAVSGAEIRNVPTANVQNALMGKLPGFVSQQRSGQPGRDASDFFIRGVSSLNSEGNKPLIIVDDIEYSYDQLQQINVNEIESISILKDASTTAIYGIKGANGVLVVTTRRGKSGRPQVNLRVESGQQSPVRTPKFLDSYETAMLVNEAYRNDGLQPQFTDEDLRLFKDGSDPYGHPNVNWYDAVFKKHSYQANTNVDVSGGTEAVRYFMSGGFLAQNGLVKDFSDPRNEVNTNYFFRRYNFRSNLDMRVSKSLTLRLDVTTRFGNINQPRSANVVSEVYNFEKIHPYSAPFINPNGSYSFARDTKDALPTINARLANGGYSRSNRADFNVLFGGTQDLSFLTKGLTLTGRVAYAGIEQYSRNLFRPEEPPSFYYNPVDNSYLLDPRGNYRLQAYRVTGNTDSYSRNVNVQAFLSYDRAFGDHNLNGLLLFNRQSYSFKSDIPANFRGFSFKAGYNYQQKYLVDFNGAYNGSDRFKAKERNGFFPAVGLGWAISQEPFLKESSFIRLLKIRASYGVVGSDVTDGNRYLFRQEYFEGGGYSFGENHTNNGTILEGDLGTPDVTWEKARKADVGLDVNLFNDQLSFTFDYFYDVRFDQLVRKGSVPTMIGIGYSPANVAKTSNKGFDGQINYRGSIRRFNFNTGLVFQYFKNKVLFRDEAQPAYPWLRETGRPIDQPFGYTFVGYYTPDDIQKIQSNAHDKPATPLSEYPIQAGDLKYKDINGDGVIDNNDRGPIGRPNLANTVLGLTVGANYKGFSANLLFQGAFGYSFSVVGTGIETFQSQFQPIHQERWTPENAANAQFPRLTSNPTTVNSARTYMSDFWLINARYVRLKTVDLGYQMPSNWLPQRINNARLYLSAYNLFTWTNYDKYQQDPEVSSNSAGDAYINQRVINLGIQIGFK from the coding sequence ATGAAACATTTTATATTATTTGTATTGCTGCTCACTGGTTTTACCATCGCAACGCAGGCGCAGCAAAAAACGATCAGCGGTACGGTGAAAGACCTGAATGGTGCACTGCCCGGAGCCTCTGTGGCCGAAAAGGGGGTGCCGACCAACGGTGTGATCGCTGATCCGAACGGTCGCTTCAAACTCACGCTAAAAGGGCAGGGGCATACGATCGTCGTAAAACTGATCGGCTTCACGGCGCAGGAAATAGACGTAACGGGCAAAACTTCCGTTGATGTCGTATTACAACCCTCCACGCAGGGCTTGGACGAAGTGGTGGTAGTGGGTTTTAACTCCACCAAACGTATCACCAACACCGGTGCGGTAAGTGCGGTGAGTGGCGCGGAGATCCGTAATGTGCCTACTGCCAATGTGCAGAATGCGCTGATGGGTAAACTGCCCGGCTTCGTATCGCAACAACGTTCCGGTCAGCCAGGGCGCGATGCTTCGGACTTCTTCATCCGTGGCGTCAGCTCGCTGAACTCAGAAGGTAACAAGCCGCTGATCATCGTGGACGATATCGAATATTCGTACGACCAGTTGCAGCAGATCAACGTGAACGAAATCGAAAGTATCTCTATCCTGAAAGATGCTTCTACGACGGCTATCTACGGTATTAAAGGTGCTAACGGTGTACTGGTGGTTACTACCCGGCGCGGTAAAAGTGGTCGCCCACAAGTAAACCTGCGGGTTGAGTCTGGGCAACAGTCTCCGGTGCGTACCCCAAAGTTCCTCGACTCGTACGAAACAGCGATGCTGGTAAACGAGGCTTACCGGAACGACGGATTACAGCCGCAGTTTACGGACGAGGACCTGCGCCTTTTTAAAGATGGCAGCGATCCGTACGGGCATCCGAACGTAAACTGGTATGATGCGGTGTTCAAAAAACATTCCTACCAGGCGAATACGAACGTAGACGTGTCCGGTGGTACAGAGGCGGTGAGGTATTTTATGTCGGGTGGTTTCCTCGCGCAGAACGGTTTGGTGAAAGACTTTTCCGATCCACGCAACGAGGTGAATACGAACTATTTCTTCCGACGTTATAACTTCCGTTCCAACTTAGATATGCGTGTGTCGAAGTCGCTAACGCTTCGACTGGATGTGACGACGCGTTTCGGTAATATCAACCAGCCGCGTTCTGCAAATGTCGTATCAGAGGTATATAATTTTGAAAAGATACACCCGTATTCCGCGCCGTTTATCAACCCGAATGGTTCTTATTCTTTTGCGCGTGATACGAAAGATGCATTGCCTACGATCAACGCCCGTCTTGCGAACGGTGGCTACAGCCGCAGCAATCGTGCAGACTTCAACGTTTTGTTCGGTGGTACGCAGGACCTGAGCTTCCTTACGAAAGGGCTTACACTGACAGGCCGGGTGGCGTATGCAGGCATCGAACAATATTCCCGTAACCTGTTTCGCCCGGAGGAGCCACCGTCCTTTTATTACAACCCGGTCGATAACTCATACCTGCTCGACCCGCGCGGCAACTATCGTTTGCAGGCATACCGCGTTACGGGCAATACGGATAGTTACAGCCGCAACGTGAACGTGCAGGCTTTCCTGAGCTACGATCGCGCGTTCGGTGATCATAACCTGAATGGATTGCTGCTGTTTAACAGGCAGAGTTATTCTTTCAAGTCTGATATCCCTGCCAACTTCCGTGGTTTCTCGTTTAAAGCCGGCTATAATTACCAGCAGAAGTACCTGGTCGATTTCAACGGTGCTTACAACGGTTCCGACAGGTTTAAAGCGAAGGAAAGGAACGGTTTCTTTCCCGCGGTGGGATTGGGTTGGGCCATTTCGCAGGAACCTTTCCTGAAGGAGTCGTCTTTCATCAGATTATTGAAGATCAGGGCGTCTTATGGTGTGGTAGGATCGGATGTAACTGATGGTAATCGTTACCTGTTCCGCCAGGAATACTTTGAAGGTGGCGGCTATTCCTTTGGTGAGAATCATACGAATAATGGCACCATCCTCGAAGGCGACCTGGGTACGCCGGACGTTACCTGGGAAAAGGCACGGAAGGCCGATGTAGGGCTGGATGTGAACCTGTTTAACGACCAGCTTTCCTTTACCTTCGATTATTTCTACGACGTACGTTTCGATCAGCTGGTGCGGAAAGGATCAGTGCCTACGATGATCGGGATCGGATATAGTCCGGCGAACGTAGCGAAGACGAGCAATAAAGGTTTTGACGGGCAGATCAACTACCGTGGCAGTATACGCCGCTTCAACTTTAACACGGGACTCGTGTTCCAGTATTTCAAAAACAAAGTATTGTTCCGCGACGAAGCGCAACCCGCTTATCCCTGGTTACGTGAAACCGGCAGACCGATCGATCAGCCTTTCGGTTATACTTTTGTCGGCTACTACACACCGGACGATATCCAGAAGATACAATCAAACGCCCACGACAAACCTGCTACGCCGTTAAGTGAATACCCAATACAGGCAGGCGATCTGAAATACAAAGACATCAACGGCGATGGCGTGATCGATAACAACGACCGCGGCCCGATCGGCAGGCCTAACCTGGCCAATACGGTATTGGGACTTACCGTTGGCGCCAACTACAAAGGTTTTAGCGCAAACCTGTTATTCCAGGGGGCTTTTGGTTACAGCTTCAGCGTGGTAGGTACTGGCATCGAAACCTTCCAGAGCCAGTTCCAGCCGATACACCAGGAACGTTGGACGCCGGAGAATGCTGCGAATGCGCAGTTCCCGAGACTGACGAGCAACCCGACTACGGTTAACAGTGCACGTACTTATATGTCCGACTTCTGGCTGATCAACGCCCGGTATGTACGATTGAAAACCGTGGACCTGGGCTACCAGATGCCGAGCAACTGGCTGCCGCAGCGTATTAACAATGCCAGGTTATACCTGAGCGCTTATAATCTTTTCACCTGGACCAATTACGACAAGTACCAGCAGGACCCTGAGGTGTCGAGCAATTCTGCCGGCGACGCTTACATCAATCAGCGTGTAATCAACCTTGGTATCCAGATTGGTTTTAAATAA
- a CDS encoding DUF5005 domain-containing protein, protein MMNLVLAALVFSSCSENPLDGYQSRERAILSFRLAEGQIGEDTVTNHVDSATVTLWAAEDLDLSAISPKVMVSKGAKVIPAPGVKVDFAANGGRYTYTVTSESGIAKNWYVRILKKSAAEAGPRLQLLRNTGLWDARVTVYSDLDYNDYLTRYQHWNGGDGCYSVLLPDGRLFWSFQDSFFGQVSADRNRANNVMLRNAANVQLNKSLQSFVQLNPGSGNQSQTWIKYGNAPEDQDWYWPGAAQVHNGELQVLLSHVRKTGSGTWDFVHVSTDLAIYELPSLRLKELIKDKDLLANYSAGSMKGNDGYTYMYATEGGFLTSYLHVARVAGHDLKGQWEYYGANGWSATPQKRSVAEEVTQPNVFYEGGKYYLVWQQQIFGRDIYIAESSSPVGPWTNKRTLYQIPEKYSGDIITYNAFVHHALSRQGELVISYNINPTDFNTNFNKPGSADRYRPFFVRVFNWK, encoded by the coding sequence ATGATGAATTTAGTGCTGGCTGCGCTCGTTTTTTCGTCGTGCAGTGAAAATCCGCTTGATGGCTACCAGAGCCGCGAAAGAGCGATCTTGTCGTTCCGCCTGGCGGAAGGGCAGATTGGGGAAGATACGGTGACTAATCACGTCGATTCCGCCACCGTAACCCTCTGGGCAGCAGAGGACCTCGACCTTAGCGCCATCAGTCCGAAAGTGATGGTATCAAAAGGTGCGAAGGTAATACCTGCACCTGGTGTAAAGGTAGACTTTGCGGCCAACGGCGGACGATACACCTATACCGTTACTTCCGAATCGGGCATCGCGAAAAACTGGTACGTACGCATTCTCAAAAAGAGTGCAGCAGAAGCTGGTCCGCGCCTGCAGCTGCTGCGCAATACCGGTTTGTGGGACGCACGTGTAACAGTATACAGCGACCTGGATTATAACGATTACCTTACCCGTTACCAGCATTGGAACGGCGGCGATGGTTGTTACTCTGTATTACTGCCCGACGGTCGGCTCTTCTGGTCGTTCCAGGACAGCTTTTTCGGGCAGGTAAGTGCAGACCGGAACCGGGCGAACAACGTGATGCTGCGTAACGCCGCTAATGTGCAGTTGAACAAATCGTTGCAGAGCTTTGTGCAACTGAACCCGGGAAGCGGCAATCAAAGCCAGACCTGGATCAAGTACGGCAATGCGCCTGAAGACCAGGACTGGTATTGGCCCGGCGCGGCGCAGGTACACAACGGCGAATTGCAGGTGTTACTCAGCCACGTACGCAAAACCGGCAGCGGTACCTGGGACTTTGTGCACGTAAGCACCGACCTGGCGATATACGAACTGCCTTCGTTAAGACTGAAGGAACTCATCAAGGATAAAGATTTGCTCGCGAATTACAGTGCCGGCAGCATGAAAGGTAATGATGGATATACCTACATGTATGCGACAGAAGGTGGATTTCTCACCTCTTACCTGCACGTGGCCCGCGTGGCCGGCCACGACCTGAAGGGGCAGTGGGAGTACTATGGCGCCAACGGCTGGTCAGCCACCCCGCAGAAGCGCAGCGTGGCAGAAGAAGTTACGCAGCCAAACGTATTCTATGAAGGCGGGAAGTATTACCTCGTATGGCAGCAGCAAATCTTCGGCCGCGATATCTATATCGCTGAAAGCAGCTCACCCGTAGGTCCGTGGACCAACAAACGCACCCTGTACCAGATACCCGAAAAGTATTCGGGCGATATCATCACTTACAATGCGTTTGTGCATCATGCGCTCAGCAGGCAGGGAGAACTCGTAATTTCGTATAACATCAATCCGACAGATTTCAATACTAACTTCAATAAGCCTGGTAGTGCAGACCGATACCGCCCGTTTTTCGTGCGTGTATTCAACTGGAAATAA
- the msrA gene encoding peptide-methionine (S)-S-oxide reductase MsrA, producing the protein MEELIRALPGVTATRVGYTGGNVPNATYRNHGTHAEGIKITFDSDVLSYRKLLEFFFQIHDPTTRNRQGNDIGTSYRSAIFYLDDEQRSTAIGLIEELSAAGIWKNPIVTEVVPASDFWDAEEEHQDYLQKHPHGYTCHFIRPEWQLAK; encoded by the coding sequence GTGGAAGAACTGATTCGCGCGCTGCCCGGTGTAACAGCTACCCGTGTGGGTTATACCGGTGGCAACGTTCCCAATGCTACTTACCGCAATCACGGTACGCATGCAGAGGGCATTAAGATCACGTTCGATTCCGATGTACTCTCCTATCGCAAGCTGCTGGAATTTTTCTTCCAGATACATGATCCTACCACGCGTAACAGGCAGGGTAATGACATTGGTACCTCTTACCGCTCCGCGATCTTTTACCTGGACGACGAGCAGCGTAGCACGGCGATCGGACTGATAGAGGAATTGTCCGCTGCAGGCATCTGGAAAAACCCGATCGTAACGGAAGTAGTGCCTGCCTCCGACTTCTGGGATGCGGAAGAAGAACACCAGGATTACCTGCAAAAACATCCTCACGGATATACCTGCCACTTCATTCGCCCCGAATGGCAGCTGGCTAAATAG
- a CDS encoding 4Fe-4S dicluster domain-containing protein — protein sequence MGLIPQYYDAGKAVFKVTQTGRIMTVDSIECIVCGECEYTCPYGAINLVSSGVTGTDNVFYVTNETLFFYANACVGCELCTAPVCPTNAIYFEDEDPQGPGGDSFPGFPEIIDGVPEDECTKPGVLKALTLSEYTVGALYSLYQEVIGELEDVTITVIVAPLPGNLAGNTVVQTTGPTGHTTITITISPILACSSQEDIASTVLHELLHAIFRMKDILGEPGFPTNQHHELMASTYFDTLKNALMNIFPTLPSSAAEALTWEGLSASTLWQQKTYQEQQAILSLGDNYQMGGSLGQRCPTPPANCL from the coding sequence ATGGGCCTCATTCCTCAATACTACGATGCCGGCAAAGCCGTGTTTAAAGTGACCCAGACAGGTCGTATAATGACCGTCGACAGCATTGAATGCATTGTTTGCGGTGAATGCGAGTATACCTGTCCGTACGGGGCCATCAACCTCGTTTCTTCCGGTGTAACGGGAACGGATAATGTTTTTTATGTCACGAACGAAACCCTTTTCTTCTACGCCAATGCCTGCGTAGGCTGCGAATTATGTACTGCACCCGTTTGCCCCACCAATGCCATCTACTTCGAAGATGAAGACCCGCAAGGACCGGGCGGCGATTCATTTCCCGGTTTCCCCGAAATTATAGATGGTGTGCCGGAGGATGAGTGTACCAAACCGGGCGTCTTGAAGGCGCTCACGTTAAGCGAATACACGGTAGGGGCTTTATACAGCCTGTACCAGGAAGTGATCGGGGAACTGGAGGATGTGACGATTACGGTTATAGTGGCGCCGCTGCCGGGCAACCTGGCGGGTAATACCGTGGTGCAAACCACTGGCCCGACAGGGCACACGACCATCACCATCACCATTAGCCCTATACTGGCTTGTTCTTCCCAGGAAGATATCGCATCGACCGTGCTGCATGAATTACTGCATGCCATCTTCCGGATGAAAGATATTTTGGGTGAGCCCGGTTTTCCGACCAATCAGCACCATGAATTGATGGCATCTACCTATTTCGATACCCTTAAAAACGCGTTGATGAATATATTTCCAACCCTGCCGTCGTCCGCCGCGGAGGCGCTCACATGGGAAGGATTGTCTGCGTCCACTTTATGGCAGCAGAAGACCTACCAGGAGCAGCAGGCAATTTTAAGCTTAGGCGATAATTATCAGATGGGCGGTAGCCTCGGTCAACGTTGTCCCACACCGCCAGCTAATTGTTTGTAG
- a CDS encoding gliding motility-associated C-terminal domain-containing protein, translating to MPDTICINNDLQITNTSTGATNYFWNFCVADLITTPLAQNIGNPGNTLSWPVFMDYTEVNGNYYGFVTNYLPGGLVRLDFGNSLLNNPTATYLGNFGGLLPARSSTEGIQLVFNEGRWYAIIVAGNINEGSTPRVMKIDFGADITNNTPVATSWGDIGNMAQPLDLHVFKEGNNWYGLTVNGENNTITRFDFTNSFNNTPIAQNLGNIGGLSYPTGIFAITDNGSWKVFITNGGDNTRVGNNSSITRLDFGSSLLNIPTGVNLGNPGGALRHPRDLTITRSCGQIVGFAVNGELGRPQLLNINFNNDLNAGPVIQQLGNVGNFAFPVSISKVFRVRDNLYAFVCNVENNTISRLQFAGCTNASQASSTDQTPPAIRYNTPGTYNINLTIDEGLGSQQAICKPVTVVAPPVKRPTRTLSLCVGGNLLLSTPTPNAINTWNTGATTESITVTTPGVYWVDKERFGCLTRDSFVVQSHAADFSFEQDLCSPFRVRLTDLTTDVVSRTWDFGNGSTGNAGVANAVYPGNGTYTVTLNVRTQNGCALQVIKPVPVQQIIANVIGNGDTVVCAGADVTLLATGAGVGSCWFPAVGLTSVNPDRLNLTMGNTTRIYYRHTRLPGVGILRDSVIIRVDIPAVSAGNDVMVCTGASTMLQASGAQTYAWQPDADLSAVDIANPSASPTVGKEYVVTGTSVYGCTANDTVLINLYPVAAITLQGDTAICPGTRVVLPVSGGASYSWSPANTLDDASGNRPIAGPTEQTRYDVLITDANNCQYQEHVTVSFRTRPAFAISDAQQVCAGDAVTLEASGGDQYNWMPAASLSDASSGMTEASPEANTTYFVSARESVCGFDTTMQVEVQVNPIPEIHATKSNDIDCAAHTAQLSATGALAFTWQPITGLDQPHSRQTRVSIDTTTTYTVWGSNSYGCSSTDVVTVYVVSAGKVTFVVPNAFSPNHDGRNDCFSVRQWGGVQLKNLSVYDRWGKRVFYTTNPNFCWDGTVNGVPQEVGTYVYFIEASTICGDIKRNGSLTLVR from the coding sequence ATGCCTGACACGATCTGTATTAATAACGATCTGCAAATCACTAATACCAGTACGGGCGCCACTAATTATTTCTGGAACTTTTGCGTGGCCGATCTTATCACCACGCCGCTCGCTCAAAATATAGGCAACCCGGGCAATACGTTAAGTTGGCCGGTGTTCATGGACTATACAGAGGTAAACGGCAACTATTACGGCTTTGTCACCAACTACCTCCCCGGCGGGCTGGTACGTCTCGATTTCGGGAACAGCCTCCTGAACAACCCTACCGCTACTTATCTTGGCAATTTCGGCGGCCTGCTGCCTGCACGTTCTTCCACGGAGGGTATACAGCTGGTCTTTAATGAAGGCCGCTGGTACGCTATTATCGTGGCGGGCAACATCAATGAGGGCAGCACGCCCAGGGTCATGAAGATCGATTTCGGGGCCGACATTACGAATAATACGCCGGTCGCTACCAGCTGGGGCGATATCGGCAACATGGCGCAGCCGCTCGACCTGCATGTGTTTAAAGAAGGGAATAACTGGTATGGCCTTACGGTAAACGGGGAGAATAATACCATCACCCGTTTCGATTTTACAAATAGCTTCAACAATACGCCCATTGCACAAAACCTTGGTAACATTGGCGGACTCAGTTATCCGACAGGTATTTTTGCCATTACGGATAACGGCAGCTGGAAAGTGTTTATCACGAATGGGGGCGATAATACGCGCGTCGGTAATAACTCTTCCATTACCCGGCTGGATTTTGGCAGTTCCCTGTTAAACATCCCCACCGGTGTAAATCTTGGTAACCCTGGTGGTGCCTTACGCCATCCGCGCGATTTGACGATCACGCGATCGTGTGGACAAATAGTTGGCTTCGCGGTAAACGGGGAACTGGGCCGGCCGCAGTTGCTGAATATCAACTTTAATAATGATCTGAATGCCGGACCGGTAATACAGCAGTTGGGAAATGTAGGCAACTTTGCCTTCCCGGTATCGATCTCCAAAGTGTTCAGGGTGCGCGATAACTTGTATGCGTTCGTTTGTAACGTCGAGAATAACACCATCAGCCGCCTGCAATTTGCAGGCTGTACGAATGCCAGCCAGGCCAGTTCCACCGATCAAACACCACCGGCTATACGGTACAATACGCCGGGTACTTATAATATCAATCTTACGATAGATGAGGGGCTGGGTTCGCAACAAGCCATCTGTAAACCGGTAACAGTAGTCGCCCCGCCGGTGAAAAGGCCTACGCGGACATTGTCCCTTTGCGTGGGTGGTAACCTGCTATTATCTACGCCCACGCCTAATGCGATCAATACCTGGAATACCGGTGCTACAACGGAATCTATTACCGTCACCACACCGGGTGTGTATTGGGTCGATAAGGAACGTTTCGGCTGCCTGACGCGCGACAGCTTCGTCGTGCAATCGCATGCAGCAGACTTTAGTTTTGAGCAGGATCTCTGTAGTCCGTTCCGTGTGAGATTGACCGACCTCACTACGGACGTTGTGAGCCGCACGTGGGATTTCGGTAATGGTTCAACCGGCAATGCGGGCGTGGCCAACGCGGTTTATCCCGGCAACGGCACCTATACGGTAACCTTAAATGTGCGTACGCAGAACGGCTGTGCTCTACAGGTCATCAAGCCGGTGCCCGTGCAGCAGATCATCGCTAACGTTATAGGGAATGGTGATACGGTTGTTTGTGCAGGTGCGGATGTGACGCTACTTGCCACCGGCGCGGGCGTTGGCTCTTGCTGGTTCCCTGCTGTGGGACTGACGTCCGTCAACCCAGATCGTCTTAACCTGACGATGGGCAACACTACCCGCATTTACTACCGTCATACCCGCTTACCGGGTGTTGGTATACTGCGCGACAGTGTGATCATACGTGTAGATATACCAGCGGTAAGTGCGGGGAATGACGTAATGGTGTGTACAGGCGCTTCGACGATGTTGCAGGCATCCGGCGCGCAAACTTATGCCTGGCAGCCTGATGCCGATTTGAGTGCGGTCGATATTGCGAACCCTTCTGCTAGCCCCACGGTGGGAAAGGAATATGTGGTGACCGGCACGAGTGTGTATGGCTGTACGGCAAACGATACGGTGCTGATTAACTTGTATCCCGTGGCGGCGATCACGTTACAGGGAGATACGGCTATTTGCCCCGGTACACGTGTGGTGTTACCGGTTAGCGGCGGCGCCTCGTATAGCTGGAGCCCTGCGAACACCTTGGATGATGCATCGGGCAATCGCCCTATTGCCGGCCCTACGGAGCAAACGCGTTATGATGTGCTGATAACCGATGCAAATAATTGCCAGTACCAGGAACATGTAACGGTCAGTTTCCGTACCCGTCCGGCGTTCGCTATATCTGATGCGCAGCAGGTTTGCGCAGGTGATGCCGTCACGCTGGAGGCCAGCGGCGGCGATCAATACAACTGGATGCCGGCAGCGTCGCTCAGCGATGCGTCTTCCGGCATGACCGAGGCAAGTCCGGAAGCGAATACGACTTACTTTGTTTCCGCCCGCGAAAGCGTGTGCGGCTTCGATACAACGATGCAGGTAGAGGTGCAGGTGAATCCCATTCCCGAGATACACGCTACTAAATCGAATGATATTGATTGTGCGGCGCATACGGCGCAGTTATCTGCCACCGGCGCACTCGCATTTACCTGGCAGCCCATCACCGGCTTAGATCAGCCGCATAGCCGTCAAACGCGGGTAAGTATCGATACCACGACCACCTACACGGTGTGGGGCAGTAATAGCTACGGCTGCTCGTCCACCGACGTGGTAACGGTATACGTAGTCTCCGCCGGCAAAGTCACTTTCGTGGTGCCGAACGCTTTCTCCCCGAACCACGATGGCCGTAATGATTGCTTCAGTGTAAGACAGTGGGGTGGTGTACAGTTAAAGAACTTATCTGTTTACGACCGCTGGGGCAAACGGGTGTTCTATACAACAAATCCTAATTTCTGCTGGGATGGCACTGTAAACGGTGTGCCGCAGGAAGTAGGCACTTATGTATATTTCATCGAGGCCAGCACGATTTGCGGCGATATCAAACGGAATGGAAGTTTGACGTTGGTGCGTTAA